A stretch of Mustela nigripes isolate SB6536 chromosome 6, MUSNIG.SB6536, whole genome shotgun sequence DNA encodes these proteins:
- the SLCO1A2 gene encoding solute carrier organic anion transporter family member 1A2 isoform X3, producing the protein MWVYVLVGNIIRGIGETPIMPLGISYIEDFAKSENSPLYIGFVETGAIIGPLIGLLLASFCANVYVDTGSVNTDDLTITPTDTRWVGAWWFGFLICAGVNVLTAIPFFFLPKTLPKEGLKNNADIIKNEKEEKQSKKVKKERDGITKDFLPFMKSLLCNPIYMLFILISIVQFNAFVNMFTFMPKYLEQQYGKSSSDAIFLIGIYNLPPICIGYIAGGLIMKKFKITVKQAAHIGCWLSLIEYLLHFLCFLMICDNSSVAGITTTYKGMQQDLYVGNTILADCNRDCNCPTKTWDPVCGNNGVSYMSACLAGCETSVGAGINMVFQNCSCIQTSGNASAVLGLCDKGYECSMMLQYFLILSAVGSFIYSLSAIPGYMVLLRCIKPEEKSLGVGLHTFCTRVFAGIPAPIYFGALVDSTCLHWGILKCGESGACRIYDSTNFRYIYLGLPSALRGISYIPAFLILITLKKRRLPGENVSSGTVLIEAKVAGKENDCKDMHQNSKVLNDDELKTKL; encoded by the exons ggttTGTAGAAACAGGAGCTATCATTGGTCCTTTGATTGGACTTTTGTTAGCATCATTCTGTGCAAATGTTTATGTTGACACTGGATCTGTGAACACAG ATGATCTGACCATAACTCCCACTGATACTCGTTGGGTTGGTGCATGGTGGTTTGGCTTTTTGATTTGTGCAGGAGTGAATGTGCTCACtgccattccttttttctttctgcccaaAACGCTTCCAAAGGAAGGACTAAAGAATAATGCAGACatcattaaaaatgagaaagaagagaaacaaagcaaaaaagtcaAGAAGGAAAGGGATGGAATCACTAAAG attttttacCATTCATGAAAAGTCTTCTATGCAACCCAATTTATATGCTTTTCATACTAATTAGCATTGTACAGTTCAATGCATTTGTTAATATGTTCACCTTCATGCCTAAATATCTAGAACAGCAATATGGAAAATCATCTTCAGATGCAATCTTTCTAATTG gCATTTATAACTTACCTCCAATATGCATTGGATATATAGCTGGTGGTTTAATTATGAAGAAGTTCAAGATTACTGTCAAACAAGCTGCCCACATAGGATGTTGGTTATCTTTAATTGAGTATCTTCtccattttttgtgttttctcatgATCTGTGATAATTCTTCAGTTGCTGGCATAACCACCACTTATAAAGG AATGCAACAAGATTTATATGTGGGAAATACCATCCTTGCTGATTGTAACAGGGATTGCAACTGTCCAACTAAAACATGGGACCCTGTGTGTGGAAACAATGGTGTGTCATATATGTCAGCTTGTCTTGCTGGTTGTGAGACATCTGTTGGAGCAGGAATAAATATG GTGTTCCAAAATTGTAGCTGCATTCAAACATCAGGAAATGCATCTGCAGTTCTTGGACTGTGTGACAAAGGATATGAGTGTTCCATGATGCTTCAGTACTTTTTAATCTTGTCAGCAGTTGgcagtttcatttattctttatctgCCATACCTGGATATATGGTTCTCCTAAG GTGCATCAAGCCTGAAGAGAAGTCTCTTGGTGTGGGGTTACATACATTTTGCACAAGAGTATTTg CTGGAATTCCTGCACCTATATATTTTGGAGCTTTAGTGGATTCCACATGTTTACATTGGGGAATTTTGAAATGTGGTGAGTCAGGGGCATGCAGGATATATGATTCTACCAACTTCAG ATACATCTATCTTGGTTTGCCATCAGCTCTAAGAGGAATAAGCTATATTCCAGCCTTTTTAATCCTAATTACTTTGAAGAAACGTCGTCTACCTGGTGAAAATGTCTCTTCAGGAACTGTGCTTATAGAGGCAAAAGTTGCAGGGAAGGAAAATGACTGCAAAGATATGCACCAAAATTCCAAAGTCTTGAATGATGATGAACTGAAAACTAAACTATGA